TTGTAACATGTCAGAGGGGGATGAATTGTTCTGACATCACTCGATGATGTCACGATACAATCGTGACCCACGGCACTAATAACCTCTCACCGACCCTTCACGCCGTGGATCAGCTCCACCCTCCAGGGTTCCATCTGACAACAGCCGAATGCCTTGCGCTCCGCCCCAAACGGTGTTGCCGAGACTGAGTGGTGCGATCTCCCATCCACGCGATTCCAGTTGCTTCACCAGCTCCGCTCGATTCCTGAACATGCCATCGAGTTGCAGGGTAGTGTTTCGACAGGATGATCGGGAAGCATTAATTGCTTCCTGCATATCCATCCCGTGATCCAGCACGTTGAGAACAACATGACCCACAATGCCGATGATACGCGAACCACCCGGTGAACCAACAGCCATCACCGGCTGGTTGTCTTTGAAAATAATAAGGGGTGTCATGCTGCTGCGTGGCCGTTTGCCTGCAGGACGGCCACCCACAGTTCGTCGGCTTGGATCGAGTGCATTAGCCCCTTCAGCCAAGTCGAGGTCAAAATCGGTGAGTTCGTTATTCAGCAGAAAACCTGCCCCTTCCACGACCACACCGCAGCCCATGCCATGCTCAATGGTGGTTGTGCAACTGACGATGTTGCGATCTGCATCGACTATGCTGAAATGAGTAGTATGCTCGCCTTCAGTCTGCCCGGATGCACCTGTCGAGGGTTGCAGATTAAATAGTTCACCCGGCTTGGCCTTCTGTCTTGATTTCAACTGTAGAAATGCTGCACGTCGTTGCCCCAGCCTGGAGGGAGCCAGCAGATATTTCATCTGATAATCACGTGTCCAATCCTGATCGCCCAGGTAGGCATTGCGGTCAGCAAAGCCGATGGATTCCGCTCGTGCCCAGGCATCAATGCCATTAGCGCTGTTCAGATTGCGCTGCTCCGGTTCCATTGCTTCCAGGCAATGCAGAATGATGCCGAGCGTAATCGTGCCCGAAGAGGGCGGTGGCATGCCGAAGAGATGATACCCTCGATAGAAAAAACTGATAGGATCACGCTCGATAGCCCGGTAATTCTTCAAATCTTCCAGGCTGATGGCTCCGGGCGCAATGACACATTTCTCAGTTGCCTTCACGATTAGCGCAGCTGTTTCACCTTCATAGAAACCACGTGGCCCATGATCTGCAATGCGCTGCAGGGTCTTGGCCAGGTCAGGCAACCGCAAGACGGTGCCAATCTCTGAAACATGCCCTTCGTCGCCCAGAAGAAACTGCTTCTTGCTGGAAGGTATGCGGAGAAAACGGGACCGATTGGCTAGAATAGCATCGCGCAGGCGAGGAGTGACACCAATGCCACCCTCGGCCAGTTCGATGGCAGGTTGGAGCAACTGCTTCCACTTAAGCTTGCCAAATTTCTGATGAGCCAGGTACATACCCGCCACCGTGCCTGGAACGCCAGCAGCCCGGCAACCGGTCAAGGCATCTTTCACTACCTTGCCATCGCGTGTCAGAAACTGTTCCCGCCGGGCCGCTGCTGGCGTTTCCTCCCGGCCATCGAAACAAAAGGTCTGCTTTTTATTGGAATCGTAGTAAACAATGAAACAGCCTCCGCCAATGCCTGAGGAT
This window of the Planctomycetia bacterium genome carries:
- the ggt gene encoding gamma-glutamyltransferase, with the translated sequence MLCKLRLFAFICVTLFFCYSSDCLAQEEYPENDSVPGQLPAAVHHKRAMVAAAHPLAAKIGTDILRAGGNAIDATVAVQMALTVVEPQSSGIGGGCFIVYYDSNKKQTFCFDGREETPAAARREQFLTRDGKVVKDALTGCRAAGVPGTVAGMYLAHQKFGKLKWKQLLQPAIELAEGGIGVTPRLRDAILANRSRFLRIPSSKKQFLLGDEGHVSEIGTVLRLPDLAKTLQRIADHGPRGFYEGETAALIVKATEKCVIAPGAISLEDLKNYRAIERDPISFFYRGYHLFGMPPPSSGTITLGIILHCLEAMEPEQRNLNSANGIDAWARAESIGFADRNAYLGDQDWTRDYQMKYLLAPSRLGQRRAAFLQLKSRQKAKPGELFNLQPSTGASGQTEGEHTTHFSIVDADRNIVSCTTTIEHGMGCGVVVEGAGFLLNNELTDFDLDLAEGANALDPSRRTVGGRPAGKRPRSSMTPLIIFKDNQPVMAVGSPGGSRIIGIVGHVVLNVLDHGMDMQEAINASRSSCRNTTLQLDGMFRNRAELVKQLESRGWEIAPLSLGNTVWGGAQGIRLLSDGTLEGGADPRREGSVRGY